The segment CTTTGCTCCGTTCGGAGGGGGTCTCGTTCATGGTTTCATGATACAGGCCGGCGAAAATGTGGAGCGTTTTATCCTTCGCAAGCGCATCCGCATAAACCTTTTCACTGCCGCGGTAATCGACCATCTTGTCCGCCTTGCCGTGAATAACGAGGAGGGGCATCCTGAGCTCGGAGGCGCGCCGCAGGCATTCCTCCTCCGTGGCGGTGAACTCGGCGTACCAGCGGGACGTCACCCTGTCGTGCACCAGCGGATCGTTAACATAGGCGTCCACCGTCGCGCGATCGTGCGACAGGTCGCCGGCGTCGAGCTCGTTCGACATGGCGAGTGTCGGGATATAGCGCGAGAAGAACATTCCCATCTTTTTCTTCCATTCGGGGACCCTGACGGCGGGCACCAGCCCCGCGGAGGAGAGCACAAGCGCCTTCATGTCGCCCGGATGCGTCAGCGCATACTTCATGGCGATGAGCCCGCCCAGGCTGTGCCCCAGGAGCACCAGGGGAAGCCCGGGGTATTCATCCTTTATCTGGGTGATAAAGACCTTCATGTCCTGAACATACTCCATGAAGGAATCGACGTGGCCGCGGTTACCGCCCGAACGGCCGTGTCCCCGGTGATCGAGCGCGTAAAAGCTCACACCGCCGCCCCGCATCCTCTCGATGAGATTATCATAACGGCCGGAATGCTCGCCCAGGCCGTGTGAGAGAACGACGATCCCCTTCGGCTTCTCGGCCATCCATGTCTGAAAAAATATTTCCATCCCGCCCTTGCCGATAAACGTCCCAGTCCCGTGTTTGTATCCCTTCATCTCAATCCCCCTCCGGATTTCCTGTCATGTAAATCGCCGTGCATCCGCCGGACACGCGGTCAGGCAGGCGGCATGATCGCGCACTCGAGCACTCGTCGCGGAATGAAATCTCCATACAGCAAAGCCTGTGAAAAATCAAACACTTTCCGCCGGCCTATTCCCCGGGATTAAGCAGCTCGGCCATCGCCGCCACCCTGTCGGGAGTCCCGAACGCGATGAGAATGTCACCGGCGAGAATGCGCGTATCGCCGTCGGGATTCGAAAGCACCTCCGCCTCCCTTCGCACGGCGACGACCGCCACCTCGTGGGCCTTCCTCATATTGATTTCGGCGAGCGTCTTTCCGGCCAGCGCCGAGGCCGCCGAAACGCGCAGCGCGGACACCTCTTCGCCGGCCAGGTAACACGAAAGATCACCGCACGATCGGGACGTACCCCGCAGCCCCCGCAACAGCTCGTAGCCGCCGGAACGGATCTCCGCCGCGAAGCGTCGTATTTCGTCGAGAGGGACCAGGTACCTGTTCAGGACGCGGGTGAAAATCTCGACCGATGTTTCGAACTCCTCCGGGATCACCTCGTCGGCGCCGAGGTCGTAGAGCGGCTGCACCTCCTGGAGATAGCGTGTTCGCGCGATGATGTACACATCCGGGTTCGCCTTGCGCGCCACGGCCGCGACCTGCCGCGTCGTCGCCGGATCGGCGATCGCGATGACAAGCACCCTCGCGGCGGCGATGCCCGCGTACTCCAGCACCGCCTCCTGGTCGGCGCTTCCGAAGACGATATGCTCGCCCCGTTCCTGCTCGCTGCGGACCGTGTCGGGATTCATCTCGATTATGAGATACGGGATGGCGGCGATCGAGGCCGCGCGCGCCACGTTCCTGCCGTTGATTCCGTAACCCACGATGATGATGTGACCCGTTTTTTCCCGGAAGGATCCCGGAGGCTCAATCCCGGAAAGGCTGAACAGTCCCGCGCGCAACCTGTCCGGGAGCGGCATACGATTGATAAATTTCGTGATGCGTGTCGAAGCGCCCATAAGGAAGGGCGCGAGTATCATACTGATGACGGTCACCGCAAGAAAGAACTGGCTTATCTCATCCGAAAGCAGCCCCGAGGAGGACCCTGCCCGAATCAGCACAAAAGAAAACTCACCGATGTTGGAGAGCGCGAATCCCGTCAATATGCCGGTGTGGAGGGGCAGTCCGATGAGGATGCATGCTATCACGATAATAATCACTTTTAACGCAACGACACCGATTGCCAGCGAGCTTATGCTCAGGGGATGCTGAAGGAAATAACCGACGTCCAGCAGCATTCCCACGGAGATGAAGAAGAAGCCGGTAAACACATCACGAAATGGCAGGATGGACCCGAGCGCCTGGTGGCTGTACTCCGACTCTGAAATGATAAGCCCCGCGAGAAAAGCCCCGAGGGCGAGCGACAGATCCACCCTGCTGGTAAGCCAGGCGATGGCACCGCAAAGTCCCAGAACACTCAACAGAAAAAGCTCGCGATTTCGGGTACGAGTGACCTGGTACAGGACGGCGGGGACGAACCAGCGCGCGCCGAGCAGCACGAAGGCGATAATGGCCAGAGATTTCAGGAAAAAAATGCCGAGATGAAGACCGGCGTTCTCTTCCACCCCCATCAGGAGAGGGATGGACAACACCATCGGTACCGACATGATATCCTGGAACAGGGAAATCGCCAGGGACGAGCTTCCCGCGGGACCGTCCATCAACCCGCGTTCCTGTAAAATCTTCATCGCTATCGCGGTCGAACTCATGGAGATGACAAAGCCCGCGAACAGGGATTCGGCCCTGCCCACACCGGCGGAAACCGCGACGAGATATACCGCGAGTGTGGTGAGAAATACCTGGAGCGAGCCGCCGACAAGGACCGTTCGACGGGCACGAAGAAGCTTCTTAAGCGAAAACTCAAGACCGATGGTGAACAGGAGCAGAACTACGCCCACCTCGGCGATTATCTCGACCTCATGACTGTAGGAAATCACTCCGAGGAGATAGGGTCCCGCCAGTATTCCCGTAAACAGCAGCCCCACTATCGTCGGAATGTGGAGGCGGAGGCACAGGTACAGCATCACCATGGCGAGCACGATAATGATGACGATTCCAGCCAGCAGGGAAAATGTCATCCTCCAACAAACCTCCGCGTTATCGACTGTCGACATTTAACCGGATATTGGTAAAATTTACAATTACTATCCCATTAATTTCATTCAATAAAACCGACGTAACGTAAAACGTTTGGCATACTCGCCATCATCGCCCCGTTACTCCCGCCATGGACTTCAAGCGCCTGCTTACCAGCACCCTGCTTCGCGCCTGCACGCCGGCCTTCGGAACCTTCGGCTATCACATCGTCGAAGGAATGACATTTTTCGACTCGTTCTACATGACCATCATCACGATCAGCACGGTCGGCTTTGCGCAGATCAATCCCCTCGCCACCCCCGGTCGCTCGAGGAGCTCGAGTGCGACAGGGTGCGCTATCTCGCCATGGACGCAACCAACGAGGACGCGCTTCTGAAGGCCGGCATCATGCAGGCGCGCGGCATCGTTCCCACGGTCGTCGACTTCGCCGGCATCGCACTCATGGACCGCCACCCGCGGCTCTTGATGGAGGAATACCGAATCGCCGACGAATCGCCGCCTGCCGGGAAAACCCCCGTCAAGAGCAACCTGCGAAGGGATTACGGCGTCGTCATCGTGGCGATCGGGAAGACGGGCGGAGAGATGATCTTCAATCCGATGTCCCGGGAGAAGATCGACGAAAACGGTATCCTGGTGAT is part of the Spirochaetota bacterium genome and harbors:
- a CDS encoding cation:proton antiporter, coding for MTFSLLAGIVIIIVLAMVMLYLCLRLHIPTIVGLLFTGILAGPYLLGVISYSHEVEIIAEVGVVLLLFTIGLEFSLKKLLRARRTVLVGGSLQVFLTTLAVYLVAVSAGVGRAESLFAGFVISMSSTAIAMKILQERGLMDGPAGSSSLAISLFQDIMSVPMVLSIPLLMGVEENAGLHLGIFFLKSLAIIAFVLLGARWFVPAVLYQVTRTRNRELFLLSVLGLCGAIAWLTSRVDLSLALGAFLAGLIISESEYSHQALGSILPFRDVFTGFFFISVGMLLDVGYFLQHPLSISSLAIGVVALKVIIIVIACILIGLPLHTGILTGFALSNIGEFSFVLIRAGSSSGLLSDEISQFFLAVTVISMILAPFLMGASTRITKFINRMPLPDRLRAGLFSLSGIEPPGSFREKTGHIIIVGYGINGRNVARAASIAAIPYLIIEMNPDTVRSEQERGEHIVFGSADQEAVLEYAGIAAARVLVIAIADPATTRQVAAVARKANPDVYIIARTRYLQEVQPLYDLGADEVIPEEFETSVEIFTRVLNRYLVPLDEIRRFAAEIRSGGYELLRGLRGTSRSCGDLSCYLAGEEVSALRVSAASALAGKTLAEINMRKAHEVAVVAVRREAEVLSNPDGDTRILAGDILIAFGTPDRVAAMAELLNPGE
- a CDS encoding potassium channel family protein, with the translated sequence MDFKRLLTSTLLRACTPAFGTFGYHIVEGMTFFDSFYMTIITISTVGFAQINPLATPGRSRSSSATGCAISPWTQPTRTRF
- a CDS encoding lysophospholipase; this translates as MKGYKHGTGTFIGKGGMEIFFQTWMAEKPKGIVVLSHGLGEHSGRYDNLIERMRGGGVSFYALDHRGHGRSGGNRGHVDSFMEYVQDMKVFITQIKDEYPGLPLVLLGHSLGGLIAMKYALTHPGDMKALVLSSAGLVPAVRVPEWKKKMGMFFSRYIPTLAMSNELDAGDLSHDRATVDAYVNDPLVHDRVTSRWYAEFTATEEECLRRASELRMPLLVIHGKADKMVDYRGSEKVYADALAKDKTLHIFAGLYHETMNETPSERSK
- a CDS encoding TrkA C-terminal domain-containing protein, translated to MDATNEDALLKAGIMQARGIVPTVVDFAGIALMDRHPRLLMEEYRIADESPPAGKTPVKSNLRRDYGVVIVAIGKTGGEMIFNPMSREKIDENGILVMPGKKDDLERMDSEL